The Actinocorallia herbida DNA window CGTCGGGTATGCCCACCCAGAGATGGTCCGCACCCTCGACGGGCCGGAATTCGACGGGGGCGCCCGCCGCCGTCAGGGCCGCGGCCAGGCGTTCGGACTGGGCGAAGGGGACGAGGGAGTCGGCGGTGCCGTGGAGGACGAGGAACGCCGGAGCTTCGCCGGTGGCCTGACGGGCGGGGCTCGCGTCCACCGCGCGATCGGGCACGTCGGCAGGGGGCGCGCCGAGGAACAGCGCCTCGAAGGTGCCGGGAGCGGTGGGGTCGAAGCTGGAGTCCTCGGCCAGGCCGAGGAAGTCGGACGGGGCGTACCAGGCGATGCAGCCCGTCACCGTCGCACCGGAGTTCCAGGGCCGGGTCAACGCGGTGAGAGCCGCCAGGTGGCCGCCCGCCGACTCGCCCCAGAGCATCGTCCGGGAGGTGTCGAGGCCCAGTTCCCCCGCGCGGGCGTGCAGCCAGTCGAGGGCGCGGCCCAGGTCGTCGCGCTGCGCGGGGTGCGCGGCCTCGCCGCTCAGCCGGTAGGTCGGGCACGCGACGGCGAAGCCCGCTCGGACCAGGTGGGCGAACGGGCCGGGCCGCCACGACCGGAAGCGCGGGCCCAGGTCGGTGCGCAGGCCCGTCCGCCAGGCCCCGCCGTGCACGAAGACGATGACGGGCACCGGGGCCGCGGCGTCGGCGGGCAGCCAGAGGTCGAGTTCCAGCGGACGGCGGCCATCGGGCACGTCGTAGACCGCCCCGCTCACGAGCCGGACTCCCGGCTCGGGCTCGGCGGCGGGAGGCAGCGGAAGGACGGCAGGGTCGGGCGGAGCGAGGAGCTCGAACGGGAAGGTCATGTGTGGCCTCCTTCGGAGGCGGTGAGGCGGGGCAGGAGGGTGCGGGCGTTGGCCGTCGTCAGGGAGCGCCAGGTCGCGCCGGGGACGGGCGGTTCGGCCGCGTCGAACGCGCCCGCGGCGGCCAGGGCGGCGGGGGAGGGCGTCCAGCAGTAGTCGGTGCCGAAGAGCAGCCGGTCCGGCTCGGCGAGCGCGAGCAGCGCCGGGATCTGGCGGGGGAAGGCGGGGCCCGCGGTGTCGTAGTAGAGGCCGCGCAGTTCCGCGAGTGCGTCCGGCGCCTCGGTTCCGGGCGGCATGAACAGCCGCATGAAGCCGTTGATCCGGTCGGCCAGCACGGGCAGCGCACCGCCGCAGTGCGGCACGATCACCTTGACGCCCGGATGGCGCCGCAGGGTCCCGGCGAACAGCAGGTCGGTGACGGTGCGGGCGGTGTCGAAGATGAACTCGACCATGGGCCGGGGCCGTCCGAGCGCCGACCGCTCCCAGCACACCGGCGACGTCGGGTGCAGGAACACCACGGCCTCGCGCCGGTCGAGCTCGGCCCAGACGGGGGCCAGCCGTTCGTCGCCGAGGTACACGCCGTGCGTGTTGGTCTCCAGCACGACGCCGTCGGCGCCCAGCACGTCGAAGGCGTGCGTGATCTCGGAGAGCGCGCCGTCGACGTCGGGCAGAGGGAGGGA harbors:
- a CDS encoding amidohydrolase family protein, whose amino-acid sequence is MEPGFIDVHAHFVTDAYVARARAAGHERPDGVPGWPTWSATAHLELMDAAGIAVSVLSMSSPGVHFGDDPAARTLAREVNEDGAAVVRDHPGRFGMFASLPLPDVDGALSEITHAFDVLGADGVVLETNTHGVYLGDERLAPVWAELDRREAVVFLHPTSPVCWERSALGRPRPMVEFIFDTARTVTDLLFAGTLRRHPGVKVIVPHCGGALPVLADRINGFMRLFMPPGTEAPDALAELRGLYYDTAGPAFPRQIPALLALAEPDRLLFGTDYCWTPSPAALAAAGAFDAAEPPVPGATWRSLTTANARTLLPRLTASEGGHT
- a CDS encoding alpha/beta hydrolase — encoded protein: MTFPFELLAPPDPAVLPLPPAAEPEPGVRLVSGAVYDVPDGRRPLELDLWLPADAAAPVPVIVFVHGGAWRTGLRTDLGPRFRSWRPGPFAHLVRAGFAVACPTYRLSGEAAHPAQRDDLGRALDWLHARAGELGLDTSRTMLWGESAGGHLAALTALTRPWNSGATVTGCIAWYAPSDFLGLAEDSSFDPTAPGTFEALFLGAPPADVPDRAVDASPARQATGEAPAFLVLHGTADSLVPFAQSERLAAALTAAGAPVEFRPVEGADHLWVGIPDEAVADCFSRSLAFSLAVTSHTRPGQAGVSSK